Within Metabacillus sp. KUDC1714, the genomic segment TTCGAGTAAAGCAGCTTCAGTTGAATTTCTCGGTTCATGAATATGTTCCATTTCCCACAACTCCAATCAGGATTTTTTCACGGTTAGTATGCTTTAAATAAAAAAATGTATGCTAAACTGAACAAAAGCGCAAGCGCCTTGAACAGCCTCGGGCAAATAAGATGATTTAGAATAGAAGGCGTTCTTTGCCTTCAATTCTAAATCATCTTATGACCTCGAGGGGCTAGGCGCTGGAGCTAGATGTCAAAGTGTTATCCGCAGTACAAGCATTTTTTAATTCCGAGATAAGAACAAAAAAAGGCCAACAAATACCATGTCGGCCTCTTTTTCTATTTATTCACTTTTTGCTGCGGAAATAACAGATCCTTTGTATTTTGTTTCGATAAATTCTTGTATCTCTTCTGATTTTAATACTTCTACTAATGCTTTAATTTCTTCTCTGTCTTCGTCACCTTCACGAACAACAATTAGGTTAACATAAGGGTTGTTCTCTGGTGATTCTAGTGCAATTGCATCTTTAGCTGGGTTTAATTCAGCATCAAGTGCATAGTTACCGTTAATTAAAATAGCATCAGCTTCATCATTTTCATAAGCCTTTGTCAGCATTGGTGCCTCAATATTAGCTTCAAACACTAAATTTTTAGGATTTTCTGCAATATCTTCTATTGTTGCTGCTGTTTTTTCAACGCCCTCTTTAATCGTAATTAATCCCTTTTCTTCTAATAAAGAAAGCATACGACCGTGATCAGCAACAGAGTTACTCATAATAATTTTTGCTCCATTTGGTAGATCTTCTAATGACTTATGGCGTTTTGAATAAACACCAATTGGTTCGATATGGACTCCACCAGCATTCACAAATTTATAATTATTATCAGCAATTTGAGACTCTAAGTAAGGTTCATGTTGGAAGTAATTAGCATCTAACTCTTCTTCTGCTAATGTCTTATTTGGTAAAACATAATCTGTAAATTCTACGATTTCTAATTCAATCCCTTTTTCTTCTAATAAAGGTTTTGCTTCTTCTAATATTTCAACATGTGGTACAGGTGATGCACCTACTTTTAATGTTTTTGCCTCTCCTTCGGAACCTTCAGTTCCTTCCTGTGACGCCCCACCACAAGCAACAAGTGCTGTTGTAAAAATCGTAAATATAATTGCTAATAAAGCTTTTTTCATCGTTCTTCCTCCTATCGTTTGTCAATTGATTTAGTTATGATATCTCCAATAATTTGGATGATAAACACGAAAATTAATATGATAACCGTTGCTATTAATGTTACTTGATTATTCCCACGGTTAAAACCTTCCATAAATGCTAGATTCCCTAATCCACCAGCACCAATAGCACCTGCCATTGCTGTATACCCTATTAACGCAATAGCGGTAACTGTAATACCAGAAACTAACGCTGGCATCGCTTCGGGTAAAAGGACCTTCCAAATAATTGTGCTTGTTTTAGCACCCATAGATTTAGCAGCTTCAATGACACCTTTATCAATTTCCCTTAAAGCAATCTCGACCATGCGCCCATAAAAAGGAGCTGCCCCGATTATTAACGCTGGTAATGCGGCATTTGCACCGAGTATTGTTCCAACAAGTACTTTTGTAAAAGGTAATAATAAAATAATTAAAATAATAAATGGTATTGATCTAAATATGTTAACAATTCCTGCAACTAGATTATTAACATACTTACTTTCCCATATGTTTCCCTTTGCTGTTAAAAATAACAGTAAACCTAGAATAATTCCTAAAATAAATGTCGCCACAACCGATAAGCTTGTCATATAGATTGTTTCCTTTGTTGCAAGCCAAACCTTTTCCCAATCTACTTCAGGTAGAAGCTGTTCAAGCATTGGCAATCACCTCCACCTCAATGTGTTGATTATAAATAAACTCTAATGCTCGATTTAATTCTTGTTCATCTCCATCTAAATGAATAAACAGACTTCCATATGATCCACTTTGTGTTTGTGAAATCTTCCCTTGTAAAATATTCACATCGATTGCAAACTTTCTAATTAGATTTGTTATCAATGGTTGCTCTGCTGATTCACCAACAAAGGTTAATTGAATAACCTTACCCTTTGGATAATTCTCTAAAAGATTTGCCACTACTTCATTCGTTTCCTCTGGTTCTGTAACTTGTTTCACAAAGCGCTTAGTAATTGGTTGTTTAGGATGCTTAAAAACGTCGAGTACATCCCCTTCTTCAACTACCTCCCCATTTTCCATCACAGCTACACGATGACATATTTTTCGTATAACATGCATCTCATGAGTAATCAGCACAATTGTAAGTCCAAGTCGTTTATTAATATCTACAAGCAAATCTAATATAGAATCCGTTGTTTGGGGATCTAAAGCTGATGTAGCTTCATCACATAATAATACTTTAGGGTTATTAGCCAATGCTCGCGCAATTCCTACACGTTGCTTTTGCCCACCACTTAATTGTGAGGGATATGCATTCTCACGACCTTCAAGTCCTACAAGCTTGATCAGCTCATCCACTCGTTTCAAACGTTCAGCTCTTTTTACACCTGCAATTTCTAATGGAAAAGCAATATTTTCTCTCACTGTTCGAGACCATAAAAGATTGAAATGCTGAAAAATCATACTTATTTCTAAACGCGCTTTTCGTAATTTCACTCCACCAATTGAATCTATTTGACTACCAGCAACGCTAATATCACCACTGGTTGGTTTTTCTAGTCCATTCAACAACCGGATTAGTGAACTTTTACCCGCTCCACTATATCCAATAATCCCGAAAATTTCACCCTTATCAATTTTTAGATTCACATTATTAACAGCCGTTACATTACCTGATTTTGTTTGATAAACTTTATTAACATTCTTTAATGTAATCAAGTTGTCACCTTCTTTCAGTTCGAATACCTCACTTCAATCTATCACTTTTATGGAAAATTCATGTTGCAATATAGTATTTTGATAAAGAAAAAAACCCTTCTGCAATGAGCAGAAAGGCACAAAAATGTCCTTTCTCTCATCTCTCAAAGCTAAACAGCTTTGTGTGAATTGGCACCACTTCAACAAATGTTGATGGTTGCCGGGCTTCATAGGGCACTTCCCTCCACCTCTCTTGATAAGAGAACTACGTATATAATTAAAGTTAAATTAAATTTTAGTGAGCTTAAGTACGTTTGTGATTGTATCATGCAATTAAAAATCATGTCAAACAAATTCTCTTTTTTCTAAAAATTGCATTTTATTTTAGTGATAAACTATTATAGGATAACTCCAGGAACAAAAGCGCAAGCGCCTTGATCAGCCCCGACAAGCATAAGATGATTTAGAATAGAAGGCGTTTTTTGCCTTCAATTCTAAATTAGCTTATGCTTGTCGGGGCTAGGCGCTGGAGCTGAATGTCGTGCACTTATCCACAATTCAACGAATTTTATAATTTCCTGGTAAAAAAGGGATGACTTTGCATGAAAGTCATCCCTTTATATTCAATATTTAAATATGTACACTTTCGGTTCCCTTAACGCCAGTTGCTTTGTAAATAGCTTGA encodes:
- a CDS encoding methionine ABC transporter ATP-binding protein, with the protein product MITLKNVNKVYQTKSGNVTAVNNVNLKIDKGEIFGIIGYSGAGKSSLIRLLNGLEKPTSGDISVAGSQIDSIGGVKLRKARLEISMIFQHFNLLWSRTVRENIAFPLEIAGVKRAERLKRVDELIKLVGLEGRENAYPSQLSGGQKQRVGIARALANNPKVLLCDEATSALDPQTTDSILDLLVDINKRLGLTIVLITHEMHVIRKICHRVAVMENGEVVEEGDVLDVFKHPKQPITKRFVKQVTEPEETNEVVANLLENYPKGKVIQLTFVGESAEQPLITNLIRKFAIDVNILQGKISQTQSGSYGSLFIHLDGDEQELNRALEFIYNQHIEVEVIANA
- a CDS encoding MetQ/NlpA family ABC transporter substrate-binding protein, whose translation is MKKALLAIIFTIFTTALVACGGASQEGTEGSEGEAKTLKVGASPVPHVEILEEAKPLLEEKGIELEIVEFTDYVLPNKTLAEEELDANYFQHEPYLESQIADNNYKFVNAGGVHIEPIGVYSKRHKSLEDLPNGAKIIMSNSVADHGRMLSLLEEKGLITIKEGVEKTAATIEDIAENPKNLVFEANIEAPMLTKAYENDEADAILINGNYALDAELNPAKDAIALESPENNPYVNLIVVREGDEDREEIKALVEVLKSEEIQEFIETKYKGSVISAAKSE
- a CDS encoding methionine ABC transporter permease translates to MLEQLLPEVDWEKVWLATKETIYMTSLSVVATFILGIILGLLLFLTAKGNIWESKYVNNLVAGIVNIFRSIPFIILIILLLPFTKVLVGTILGANAALPALIIGAAPFYGRMVEIALREIDKGVIEAAKSMGAKTSTIIWKVLLPEAMPALVSGITVTAIALIGYTAMAGAIGAGGLGNLAFMEGFNRGNNQVTLIATVIILIFVFIIQIIGDIITKSIDKR